Proteins encoded together in one Mycobacterium simiae window:
- a CDS encoding histidine phosphatase family protein, whose protein sequence is MSGRLVLLRHGQSYGNVERRLDTRPPGADLTPTGRDQARAFAREFARPGLLAHSVANRASQTAAVIGEQVEVTPREVAGIHEVQVGRLENRNDDEAVAEFNAIYERWQHGELDVPLPGGETGNDVLDRYVPVLTDLRLRYLDDHDWRGDILVVSHGAAIRLVSAVLAGVDATFALDNHLGNAESVVLAPITDGRWSCVRWGTLTPPFYPEPEATPIVDAVRSSSDPMG, encoded by the coding sequence ATGAGTGGACGTTTGGTGCTGCTTCGCCATGGACAGTCATACGGCAACGTCGAGCGCCGGCTAGACACCCGGCCGCCCGGGGCGGACCTGACGCCGACGGGGCGCGATCAGGCGCGTGCCTTCGCGCGCGAATTCGCCAGACCTGGACTGCTTGCACATTCGGTGGCCAACCGTGCGTCGCAGACGGCCGCGGTGATCGGCGAGCAGGTCGAGGTGACGCCGCGGGAAGTCGCCGGCATCCACGAGGTCCAGGTGGGCAGGCTGGAAAACCGCAACGACGATGAGGCGGTCGCCGAGTTCAACGCCATTTACGAGCGGTGGCAGCACGGCGAGCTGGACGTGCCGTTGCCCGGCGGTGAGACGGGCAACGACGTGCTGGACCGCTACGTCCCGGTGCTCACCGACCTGCGGCTGCGGTATCTGGACGACCATGACTGGCGTGGCGACATCCTCGTGGTGAGCCATGGCGCGGCGATCCGGTTGGTATCGGCGGTGCTGGCCGGGGTGGACGCCACCTTTGCGCTCGACAATCACCTGGGCAACGCCGAGTCGGTGGTCTTGGCTCCGATCACCGACGGGCGATGGAGCTGCGTGCGGTGGGGAACTCTCACGCCGCCGTTTTACCCCGAGCCCGAGGCCACGCCGATCGTCGATGCGGTCCGCTCCAGCAGCGACCCGATGGGCTGA
- a CDS encoding septum formation family protein, producing the protein MEAMSDALQTEVAAPSPPAAEAGEQLASFRWPRTLQATATRRALLLFALGGLLIAGLVTALPVGGPGQGRLAGYLDSNPVPSTGAKSDATFNRAKPGDCLMWPDVTPESATIVKCSDDHKFEVAESIDMRTFPGSEYGPTAAPPSPARIQQISQEQCEAAVRRYMGPKYDPNSKFSVSLLWAGDRAWRQAGERRMLCGLQMPGANNEQAAFKGKVADVDQSKVWPAGTCLGIDTTANQPIDVPVDCKAPHAMEVTGTVNLGEKFPGALPAEPEQDGYIKDACTKMTDAYLAPVKLRTTTLTLIYPTVSLPSWSAGSREVACSIGATLGNGGWATLVNSAKGQLLINGQAPVPPPDIPEERLTMPPIPVQVPASPPQQSNTPPEMPPGNQHLPQQQPVVTPPRAPAAQAPDAQAPQDVPPPPADAGAPPPPANQAPPPMPDAPAPGAPPAPPEPASGG; encoded by the coding sequence ATGGAGGCGATGTCGGACGCCCTCCAAACGGAAGTCGCTGCCCCCAGCCCACCCGCCGCCGAGGCGGGGGAACAGCTGGCCAGCTTCCGGTGGCCGCGCACGTTGCAGGCGACCGCGACCCGGCGGGCGCTGCTGCTGTTCGCCCTCGGCGGGCTGTTGATCGCGGGCCTGGTAACCGCACTGCCGGTCGGCGGTCCGGGCCAGGGCCGGCTCGCGGGCTACCTGGACAGCAATCCGGTACCCAGCACCGGAGCCAAGAGCGACGCCACCTTCAACCGCGCGAAGCCGGGCGACTGCCTGATGTGGCCGGACGTCACACCGGAGTCGGCGACCATCGTCAAGTGCTCCGACGATCACAAGTTCGAGGTCGCCGAGTCCATCGACATGCGGACCTTCCCCGGCTCGGAGTACGGGCCCACCGCCGCGCCGCCATCGCCGGCTCGGATTCAGCAGATCAGCCAGGAGCAGTGCGAGGCCGCGGTGCGCCGCTACATGGGCCCCAAGTACGACCCCAACAGCAAGTTCAGTGTCAGCCTGCTGTGGGCGGGTGACCGCGCTTGGCGTCAAGCCGGTGAGCGCCGCATGCTGTGCGGGCTGCAGATGCCCGGCGCCAACAACGAGCAGGCGGCGTTCAAGGGCAAGGTCGCCGACGTTGACCAGTCCAAGGTGTGGCCCGCCGGTACCTGCCTGGGCATCGATACGACCGCCAACCAGCCCATCGACGTCCCCGTCGACTGCAAGGCACCGCACGCGATGGAGGTCACGGGCACGGTCAACCTGGGTGAGAAGTTCCCGGGCGCCCTGCCGGCCGAACCCGAGCAGGACGGCTACATCAAGGACGCCTGCACCAAGATGACCGATGCTTACCTTGCGCCGGTCAAGTTGCGCACCACCACGCTGACGCTGATCTACCCGACCGTGTCGCTGCCGAGTTGGTCGGCGGGTAGCCGCGAAGTTGCCTGCAGCATCGGCGCGACGCTGGGCAACGGCGGCTGGGCCACGCTGGTCAACAGCGCCAAGGGGCAGCTGCTGATCAACGGCCAGGCACCGGTGCCGCCGCCGGACATTCCCGAGGAACGGCTGACGATGCCGCCGATCCCCGTGCAGGTGCCAGCGAGCCCGCCCCAGCAGTCCAACACCCCGCCCGAGATGCCGCCCGGCAACCAGCACCTCCCCCAGCAACAACCCGTCGTGACGCCGCCGCGGGCGCCTGCCGCGCAGGCCCCGGATGCTCAGGCACCGCAGGACGTGCCGCCGCCGCCCGCCGACGCCGGTGCACCCCCGCCGCCGGCCAACCAGGCGCCGCCGCCGATGCCGGATGCCCCCGCCCCGGGCGCGCCGCCTGCACCGCCCGAGCCGGCATCGGGAGGCTAG
- a CDS encoding LCP family protein, translating into MNGGRPPDPNRHPGANPPTRHPEPPPVIPRRPTQPSASDHTLPLPRVAPSGKPPHSPGPTPSPPPRPPLPRKPQPRVQRPAVPAPQPRVVRNRRTRRWVRRITSALVLAVLLAGIGVVGGGIWLDNTLHRKPVLTDYADRAVAGRGTNWLLVGSDSRDGLTAAQQQDLSTGGDIGSSRTDSILLIHIPAVGSSTPTTVVSIPRDSFVSIPGQGKDKINSAFADGGAALLAQTVEQATGLRLDHYAEIGFGGFAAVVDALGGVSMCLTTPTKDPLAGIDLPAGCQQLNGREALGFVRSRDTPRADLDRMVNQRQFISALLQRAASPSVWLNPWRWYAVPHAAADALTVDQGDHVWDLARLGWALHGSTTTLTVPIADFTSNGSGSVVVWNHQLAGELFDALGSDLHVPSAVLEGQS; encoded by the coding sequence GTGAACGGCGGCCGACCACCCGATCCCAACCGGCATCCGGGAGCCAACCCGCCGACGCGGCATCCCGAACCGCCGCCGGTGATCCCGCGTCGGCCCACCCAGCCATCGGCGTCCGATCACACGCTGCCGCTGCCGCGCGTCGCGCCATCGGGCAAGCCTCCGCATTCCCCCGGCCCAACCCCATCGCCGCCACCGAGGCCACCGCTTCCGAGAAAACCCCAACCTCGCGTCCAGCGACCCGCCGTGCCCGCACCGCAACCCCGCGTGGTCCGTAACCGGCGGACGCGTCGCTGGGTCCGGCGCATCACGTCAGCTTTGGTGCTCGCCGTGCTGCTGGCCGGCATCGGCGTCGTGGGCGGTGGCATCTGGCTGGACAACACGTTGCATCGCAAACCCGTGCTAACCGACTACGCCGATCGCGCCGTCGCCGGTCGGGGGACCAACTGGTTGCTGGTCGGCTCGGACAGTCGCGACGGTCTCACCGCCGCGCAGCAACAAGACCTGTCCACCGGCGGCGACATCGGGAGCAGTCGCACCGACTCGATCCTGTTGATCCACATTCCCGCGGTCGGATCGAGCACGCCGACGACCGTGGTGTCGATTCCGCGTGACTCGTTCGTCTCGATTCCGGGGCAGGGGAAGGACAAGATCAACTCGGCCTTTGCGGACGGCGGGGCGGCACTGCTGGCCCAGACCGTCGAGCAGGCCACCGGACTGCGCCTGGACCACTACGCCGAGATTGGCTTCGGGGGGTTTGCGGCCGTGGTCGATGCCCTCGGCGGCGTCAGCATGTGCCTGACCACGCCAACGAAGGATCCGCTGGCCGGCATCGACCTGCCCGCCGGCTGCCAGCAGCTCAACGGCCGCGAAGCGCTGGGGTTTGTCCGGTCCCGCGATACCCCGCGGGCAGATCTGGACCGAATGGTCAATCAGCGGCAGTTCATCTCGGCGCTGTTGCAGCGTGCCGCCAGCCCGTCGGTCTGGCTCAACCCGTGGCGGTGGTACGCCGTCCCGCACGCCGCGGCCGACGCCTTGACCGTCGACCAGGGTGATCACGTGTGGGATCTGGCCCGGCTGGGCTGGGCTCTACACGGGTCGACCACCACGTTGACCGTCCCGATCGCCGACTTCACCAGCAACGGCTCGGGCTCCGTCGTGGTGTGGAACCACCAGTTGGCCGGCGAACTGTTTGAC
- a CDS encoding DUF2834 domain-containing protein, protein MVSLLTHAVLGLAVITWIVRANPTVFARPTNGGLFSPMEIVYYVVGIASVVLGWYFNITFVREYSQGSTNPLWGEHGSWLEYIRLMFTNPAASSASQDYTIANVVLLPIFTIVDGYRRGLRHPWLYFVSSLFTSFAFAFAFYFATMERQRRHEQDRATVNA, encoded by the coding sequence ATGGTCTCGCTACTCACTCACGCGGTACTCGGGCTCGCGGTCATCACCTGGATCGTCCGGGCCAACCCAACGGTTTTCGCCCGCCCCACCAACGGCGGCCTCTTTTCACCGATGGAGATCGTCTACTACGTCGTCGGCATCGCGTCGGTCGTGCTCGGCTGGTACTTCAACATCACCTTTGTGCGGGAGTACTCCCAAGGCTCCACCAACCCGCTGTGGGGTGAGCACGGCAGCTGGCTGGAGTACATCCGGTTGATGTTCACCAACCCCGCTGCCAGTTCGGCCAGCCAGGACTACACGATCGCGAATGTGGTGCTGCTGCCTATCTTTACGATCGTCGACGGTTACCGCCGCGGGCTGCGCCACCCCTGGTTGTATTTCGTGTCCAGCCTGTTTACCAGCTTCGCGTTCGCGTTCGCCTTCTACTTCGCGACGATGGAGCGCCAGCGCCGCCACGAACAAGACCGCGCGACCGTAAACGCTTAG
- a CDS encoding metallopeptidase family protein — protein MAVRMAPRRFDELVADALDLIPPQLAAAMDNVVVLVEDRNPDEPDLLGLYEGVALTERDSDYGGSLPDAITIYREALLDICDDEDAVVEEVAITVIHEIAHHFGIDDARLEELGWA, from the coding sequence GTGGCGGTGCGGATGGCTCCGCGGCGGTTCGACGAGCTGGTCGCCGATGCGCTCGACCTGATCCCGCCGCAGCTGGCGGCCGCCATGGATAACGTCGTCGTGCTCGTGGAAGACCGCAATCCCGACGAGCCTGATCTGCTCGGTTTGTACGAGGGGGTGGCGCTGACCGAACGCGACTCCGATTACGGCGGCTCGCTGCCCGACGCCATCACGATCTATCGCGAAGCGTTGCTGGACATCTGCGACGACGAGGATGCCGTCGTCGAGGAGGTGGCGATTACCGTGATCCACGAAATCGCACACCACTTCGGCATCGACGACGCTCGCCTCGAGGAGCTGGGCTGGGCCTGA
- the pheA gene encoding prephenate dehydratase produces MVAITYLGPEGTFTEAALLQMTDAGLIPDQHLGPVQRLPVDSTPGALEAVRNRESDYACVPIENSIDGSVTPTLDSLAIGSPLQIFAETTLDVAFSVVVRPGRDSGEVRTVAAFPVAAAQVRRWLAANLPDVQLRPAYSNADAARRVAEGEADAAVTSPLAAAHWKLAALAEGVVDESNARTRFVLVGLPGPPPVRTGADRTSVVLRIENAPGALLAALGEFGIRDIDLTRIESRPTRTELGTYLFFADCAGHIDDDAVAEALKALRRRCVEVRYLGSWPTGPATGIGPPPPDEAARWLARLREGKPGDDVGAGEAGQ; encoded by the coding sequence GTGGTGGCCATTACTTACCTCGGGCCCGAAGGGACCTTCACGGAGGCGGCGCTACTGCAGATGACGGACGCCGGACTGATCCCCGACCAACACCTGGGTCCGGTCCAGCGGTTGCCGGTCGACAGCACGCCGGGAGCGTTGGAGGCGGTCCGCAATCGCGAGAGCGATTACGCGTGCGTGCCGATCGAGAACTCGATCGACGGGTCGGTGACACCGACGCTGGACAGCCTCGCTATCGGGTCGCCCCTGCAGATTTTCGCCGAGACGACATTGGACGTGGCCTTCAGCGTCGTTGTTCGGCCCGGCCGCGATAGCGGCGAGGTCCGCACAGTGGCGGCCTTTCCTGTGGCGGCGGCACAGGTGCGGCGGTGGCTGGCCGCGAATCTGCCCGACGTTCAACTTCGGCCGGCGTACTCGAATGCCGACGCGGCGCGCCGGGTCGCCGAGGGGGAGGCCGACGCCGCGGTGACCTCGCCGCTGGCCGCCGCGCATTGGAAGTTGGCCGCGCTGGCCGAAGGCGTGGTCGATGAGAGCAACGCCCGCACCCGCTTCGTCCTGGTGGGCTTGCCGGGACCGCCGCCGGTGCGCACCGGAGCCGACCGCACCTCGGTGGTGTTGCGGATCGAAAACGCACCGGGCGCGCTGCTCGCCGCGCTGGGCGAATTCGGCATCCGCGATATCGACCTCACCCGCATCGAATCTCGGCCCACCCGAACGGAACTCGGTACATACCTGTTCTTCGCGGACTGCGCCGGCCATATCGACGATGATGCCGTCGCCGAGGCACTCAAAGCGCTGCGCCGTCGTTGCGTCGAGGTGAGGTATCTGGGTTCCTGGCCGACCGGCCCCGCCACCGGGATAGGACCGCCGCCGCCCGACGAGGCCGCGCGCTGGCTGGCCCGGCTGCGGGAAGGCAAACCCGGCGACGACGTCGGGGCAGGAGAAGCCGGCCAATGA
- a CDS encoding TetR/AcrR family transcriptional regulator gives MVRPAQTARSERTREALRQAALVRFLAQGVEDTSAEQIAADAGVSLRTFYRHFSSKHDLLFADYTGLHWFRAALDARPADEAIIDSVQAAVFSFPYDVDAVAKIAALRQDELDPVRIVRHIREVQADFADAIATQLQRRTQIVNGTARTADDQVRIAVTAHCVAAAVFGAMEVWMTGDDRSLGELARLCHVALEALRVGITDTWRTATDRKVSS, from the coding sequence ATGGTCAGGCCGGCACAGACCGCGCGCAGCGAACGGACGCGCGAGGCATTGCGGCAAGCGGCCCTGGTGCGATTCCTGGCCCAGGGCGTGGAGGACACTTCGGCCGAACAGATCGCGGCCGATGCGGGAGTGTCGCTGCGCACGTTCTACCGGCACTTCAGTTCCAAGCATGACCTGCTGTTTGCCGACTACACCGGGCTGCATTGGTTCCGCGCCGCCCTGGATGCTCGACCGGCCGACGAGGCGATCATCGATTCGGTACAGGCCGCCGTCTTCTCGTTCCCGTATGACGTTGACGCGGTAGCCAAAATCGCCGCGCTGCGCCAGGACGAACTGGACCCGGTCCGCATCGTCCGGCATATCCGGGAGGTGCAGGCCGACTTCGCAGATGCCATTGCCACACAGTTGCAGCGGCGCACCCAGATCGTGAACGGCACTGCTCGCACGGCCGACGATCAGGTCCGCATCGCGGTGACCGCACACTGCGTCGCGGCCGCGGTTTTCGGCGCGATGGAGGTATGGATGACCGGCGACGACCGGTCGCTCGGGGAACTCGCGCGGTTGTGCCATGTCGCCTTGGAGGCGCTGCGGGTGGGAATTACCGATACCTGGCGGACGGCAACGGACCGCAAAGTTTCGTCATAA
- the serS gene encoding serine--tRNA ligase yields MIDLKLLREDPDAVRRSQLSRGEDPALVDALLAADAARRSAISTADALRAEQKSASKSVGAAAPDERPVLLARAKELAEQVKAAEAAQADAETAFTAAHMAISNVVVDGVPAGGEDDFAVLDVVGEPPAIENPKDHLELGESLGLIDMQRGAKVSGSRFYFLTGQGALLQLGLLQLALRLAVEHGFTPMIPPVLVRPEVMAGTGFLGAHADEIYRVEADDLYLVGTSEVPLAGYHWNEIIDLSGGPLRYAGWSSCFRREAGSYGKDTRGIIRVHQFDKVEAFVYCTPADAEAEHQRLLGWQREMLALIEVPYRVIDVAAGDLGSSAARKYDCEAWVPTQHTYRELTSTSNCTTFQARRLSTRYRDENGKPQTAATLNGTLGTTRWLVAILENHQRPDGSVRVPAALAPLVGTEVLEP; encoded by the coding sequence GTGATCGACCTCAAGCTGCTCCGGGAAGACCCCGACGCCGTCCGCCGCTCCCAACTCAGCCGTGGCGAAGACCCGGCGCTGGTGGATGCGCTGCTGGCGGCCGACGCCGCCCGCCGGTCCGCGATCTCGACCGCGGACGCGCTGCGCGCCGAGCAGAAGTCGGCCAGCAAGAGCGTCGGCGCGGCGGCACCGGACGAGCGCCCCGTCCTGCTGGCGCGCGCGAAGGAGCTCGCCGAGCAGGTCAAGGCCGCCGAAGCCGCGCAGGCCGACGCCGAGACGGCGTTCACCGCCGCCCACATGGCAATCTCCAACGTCGTCGTCGACGGAGTGCCCGCCGGTGGCGAGGACGACTTCGCCGTGCTGGACGTCGTGGGCGAGCCCCCTGCGATCGAGAACCCGAAGGATCACTTGGAGCTGGGTGAGTCGCTGGGTCTGATCGACATGCAGCGCGGCGCCAAGGTGTCCGGTTCGCGGTTTTACTTTTTGACCGGGCAGGGTGCGCTGCTGCAGCTGGGCCTACTGCAGCTGGCGCTGCGGCTGGCCGTCGAGCATGGGTTCACGCCGATGATTCCGCCGGTGCTGGTGCGACCGGAGGTGATGGCCGGCACGGGGTTCTTGGGCGCCCACGCCGACGAGATCTACCGGGTTGAGGCCGACGATCTGTACCTGGTGGGAACCTCGGAGGTCCCGCTGGCCGGCTATCACTGGAACGAAATCATCGACCTGTCCGGCGGGCCGTTGCGCTACGCGGGCTGGTCGTCCTGTTTTCGCCGGGAGGCCGGCAGCTACGGTAAGGACACCCGCGGCATCATCCGGGTCCATCAATTCGACAAGGTCGAGGCCTTTGTCTACTGCACGCCCGCCGACGCCGAGGCAGAACACCAGCGGCTGCTGGGCTGGCAGCGCGAGATGCTCGCCCTCATCGAGGTGCCGTATCGGGTAATCGATGTTGCCGCAGGCGATTTGGGGTCGTCGGCCGCTCGCAAGTACGACTGCGAAGCCTGGGTGCCGACTCAGCACACCTATCGCGAGCTGACGTCGACATCAAACTGCACCACGTTCCAGGCACGCCGGCTGTCCACGCGCTACCGCGACGAGAACGGCAAGCCGCAGACCGCGGCCACGCTCAACGGCACGCTGGGCACCACCCGGTGGTTGGTCGCCATCCTGGAGAACCACCAGCGGCCCGACGGCAGCGTGCGCGTCCCCGCAGCGCTGGCGCCTCTCGTCGGCACCGAAGTGCTTGAGCCCTAA
- a CDS encoding DUF2470 domain-containing protein, whose product MSSLTSAAPTTAERIRSACARAGGALLAIEREDPAPTPVHHLLQDGTFAVALPVGSVSDRRMGGSQALLELTDYAPLPLREPVRSLVWVRGRLQPVPSAQITSTLDVIASECPHAALLQVDTPRCPPADPGEDRYTLLRLEIASVVVTDATGAEPVSVDDLLAARPDPFCEIESTLLWHLDSAHGDVVARLVSRLPAPLRRGHVRPLGLDRYGVRFRVEGHNGDHDIRLPFHKPVHDMTGLRQAIRVLMGCPFINGLRARQ is encoded by the coding sequence ATGTCTTCGCTGACCAGTGCCGCGCCGACGACTGCCGAACGCATCCGCAGTGCATGTGCACGGGCCGGAGGCGCCCTGTTGGCCATCGAGCGCGAGGACCCGGCGCCCACCCCGGTTCATCACCTGCTGCAGGACGGCACGTTCGCGGTGGCGCTTCCCGTCGGCAGCGTGTCGGACAGGCGGATGGGCGGATCACAGGCGCTGCTCGAGCTGACCGACTACGCGCCGCTGCCCCTGCGCGAGCCAGTGCGCTCGCTGGTGTGGGTTCGCGGCCGCCTGCAGCCGGTGCCGTCAGCCCAGATCACCAGCACCCTCGACGTCATCGCCAGCGAGTGCCCGCACGCGGCCCTGCTGCAAGTCGATACCCCCAGATGTCCGCCGGCCGATCCGGGCGAGGACCGGTACACCCTGCTGCGGCTCGAGATTGCTTCCGTCGTGGTCACCGACGCCACGGGCGCCGAGCCGGTCAGTGTCGACGATCTGCTCGCGGCGCGACCCGACCCGTTCTGTGAGATCGAGTCGACATTGCTCTGGCACCTGGACAGCGCACATGGCGACGTAGTGGCGCGCCTGGTGTCCCGGTTGCCCGCACCGCTGCGGCGCGGGCACGTTCGGCCGCTAGGCCTAGACCGTTACGGCGTGCGATTCCGCGTCGAAGGACACAATGGCGACCATGACATCCGGCTGCCCTTTCACAAACCGGTCCATGACATGACCGGGCTGCGCCAGGCCATTCGAGTGCTCATGGGCTGTCCCTTCATCAACGGCCTGCGCGCCCGCCAGTAG
- a CDS encoding phytoene desaturase family protein: MTDFDAIVIGAGHNGLTAAVLLQKAGLRTVCLDPKLYAGGMASTVELFDGYQFEIAGSVQFPTSQVVVDELGLDTLPTIDLDVMSVAVRGVGDDPLVQYSDPIKLFTHLNEVHGADAVNGMAGLMAWSQGPTRALGRFEAGTPPKSIDEMYACATSEFERSAIDDMLFASVTDVLDRYLPDREKHGALRGSMTVLAVNTLYRGPATPGSAAALAFGLGVPDGDTMQMKKLRGGIGALTSHLCDLLVSHGGELRLRTKVTEILINDGQVTGVRTEAGETLTAPIVVSGIAPDLTLNELIDPAALPSDLRERYARIDHRGSYLQMHFALSEAPAFAPPYEALNDPAMQASIGLFCTPEEVQQQWEDARRGIVPANPTVVLQIPSQNDPDLAPPGKHAASAFALFFPIEGEVDYGQAKMEMGQRVIDKITRLAPNFERSIIRHTTFTPRHMGVMFGAPGGDYCHGLLNANQIGPNRPGPKGFLGQPIPIKGLYLGSAGCHGGPGITFTPGYNAARAALDDR; encoded by the coding sequence ATGACTGACTTTGACGCGATAGTTATCGGTGCCGGGCACAACGGGCTGACCGCCGCGGTCCTGTTGCAAAAGGCGGGACTGCGAACGGTGTGCCTGGATCCGAAGCTCTACGCCGGCGGAATGGCTTCCACCGTCGAGCTTTTCGACGGCTACCAGTTCGAGATCGCCGGCTCGGTGCAATTCCCGACGTCTCAGGTGGTGGTCGACGAGCTGGGCCTGGACACCCTGCCGACCATCGACCTCGACGTGATGTCGGTGGCGGTGCGCGGTGTCGGCGACGACCCGCTGGTGCAATACAGCGATCCCATCAAGCTGTTCACCCACCTCAACGAGGTGCACGGCGCCGACGCCGTCAACGGGATGGCGGGCCTGATGGCCTGGAGCCAAGGCCCGACTCGCGCCCTGGGCCGATTCGAGGCCGGGACACCGCCCAAGAGCATCGACGAAATGTACGCCTGCGCCACCAGCGAATTCGAACGCTCGGCAATTGACGACATGCTGTTCGCTTCGGTGACCGACGTGCTGGACCGTTATCTCCCGGACCGCGAAAAGCACGGTGCGCTGCGCGGGTCGATGACGGTGTTGGCGGTCAACACGCTGTATCGGGGCCCCGCCACCCCGGGCAGCGCCGCCGCGCTCGCGTTCGGGCTCGGCGTTCCCGACGGCGACACCATGCAGATGAAGAAGCTGCGCGGCGGCATCGGCGCACTCACCTCGCATCTGTGCGACCTGCTGGTCAGCCACGGCGGCGAACTCCGGTTGCGCACCAAGGTGACCGAGATCTTGATCAACGACGGGCAGGTGACCGGTGTGCGCACCGAAGCCGGCGAGACGCTGACGGCCCCCATCGTGGTCTCGGGGATCGCCCCGGACCTCACGCTCAACGAGCTGATCGATCCCGCCGCGTTGCCGTCTGACCTGCGCGAGCGTTATGCCCGCATCGACCATCGCGGCAGCTACCTGCAGATGCACTTCGCACTGAGCGAGGCCCCCGCCTTCGCCCCGCCCTACGAGGCCCTCAACGATCCGGCGATGCAGGCGTCGATCGGGCTGTTCTGCACACCGGAGGAGGTGCAGCAGCAGTGGGAGGACGCTCGGCGCGGGATCGTCCCGGCGAACCCGACGGTGGTCTTGCAGATTCCCTCGCAGAACGATCCGGACCTGGCCCCGCCGGGTAAGCACGCCGCGTCGGCCTTCGCCCTGTTCTTCCCGATCGAGGGCGAGGTCGATTACGGGCAGGCCAAGATGGAGATGGGCCAACGCGTAATCGACAAGATCACCCGGCTCGCACCGAACTTCGAACGCAGCATCATCCGGCACACCACATTCACACCCCGGCACATGGGTGTGATGTTCGGCGCACCCGGCGGCGACTACTGCCACGGGCTGTTGAACGCGAACCAGATCGGTCCCAACAGGCCCGGCCCGAAAGGCTTTCTCGGCCAGCCTATCCCGATCAAGGGCCTGTACCTGGGCAGTGCGGGCTGCCACGGCGGTCCGGGCATCACCTTCACCCCGGGATACAACGCCGCCCGCGCTGCCCTCGACGACCGTTAA